A window of the Gammaproteobacteria bacterium genome harbors these coding sequences:
- a CDS encoding 16S rRNA (uracil(1498)-N(3))-methyltransferase, translating to MHIPRIYTPQPLAPQQSLLLEPGASKHVLTVLRLKTGAPLILFNGSGREFEARLDSAENHRARISIAVEHAARSESPLHITLAQGISRAERMDYTLQKAVELGVAEIIPVLTERSVVRLDAKQAARKQQHWQQLVIAACGQSGRVSVPPVAASRTLNEFLATPPRGGLSLLLHPAADVTLHALAAPAQNQVRLLVGPEGGLSETESAAAQRAGFTAVQLGPRVLRTETAALVALSLLQARWGDLA from the coding sequence ATGCACATTCCCCGCATCTACACGCCCCAGCCGCTTGCGCCGCAGCAATCGCTGCTGCTGGAGCCGGGCGCTTCCAAACACGTGCTCACGGTGCTGCGGCTCAAGACTGGTGCGCCGTTAATCCTGTTCAATGGTTCCGGGCGCGAATTTGAGGCACGTCTCGACAGCGCGGAAAATCACCGTGCGCGCATATCCATTGCAGTCGAACACGCAGCACGCAGCGAGTCCCCGTTGCACATTACGCTTGCGCAGGGCATTTCCCGCGCCGAGCGCATGGATTACACGCTGCAAAAAGCCGTGGAACTGGGAGTCGCGGAAATCATCCCGGTGCTGACCGAACGCAGCGTAGTGCGGCTGGACGCAAAACAGGCGGCGCGTAAACAGCAGCACTGGCAGCAACTGGTCATCGCCGCCTGCGGACAGTCCGGCCGTGTGAGCGTGCCGCCAGTCGCTGCCTCACGGACACTCAACGAATTCCTCGCGACACCACCGCGGGGCGGATTGAGTTTGTTGTTGCATCCCGCGGCCGATGTGACGCTGCACGCGCTGGCCGCGCCGGCGCAAAATCAGGTGCGCTTGCTGGTCGGACCGGAAGGTGGGCTGAGCGAGACGGAAAGCGCCGCGGCGCAGCGCGCTGGATTTACCGCGGTGCAGCTCGGGCCACGCGTATTGCGTACCGAGACCGCCGCTCTGGTGGCCCTGAGTCTGCTGCAGGCCCGTTGGGGGGATCTGGCTTAG